The following are from one region of the Silene latifolia isolate original U9 population chromosome 9, ASM4854445v1, whole genome shotgun sequence genome:
- the LOC141601088 gene encoding uncharacterized protein LOC141601088 — protein sequence MPPKTPFHPALAVNNISNHISIVLGMDNDQYPLWVALFTNHAKSNRVLHHIIKPKGVAPKPPSTDDVKEMWETLDATILQWIYSMITTELLETIVEEDTTAMDTWDRLANIFQDNKNSRAVTLEHEFSHVDMADFPSASAYCQRLKSLADQLKNVGSPVSNNRLVLQLVAGLTTAYHGVGTIIRQRDPLPAFYQA from the coding sequence ATGCCTCCCAAAACGCCGTTTCACCCGGCTCTTGCCGTAAACAACATCTCAAATCACATCTCTATCGTTCTCGGTATGGATAATGACCAATATCCGTTGTGGGTCGCGTTGTTTACTAATCACGCGAAATCCAATCGTGTGCTCCACCACATCATCAAACCTAAGGGCGTCGCTCCTAAGCCTCCTTCGACCGATGATGTAAAGGAGATGTGGGAGACTCTTGACGCCACGATCCTCCAGTGGATATACTCCATGATCACCACTGAACTTTTAGAAACTATTGTTGAAGAAGATACCACCGCTATGGATACATGGGATCGACTTGCCAATATATTCCAAGACAATAAGAATTCTCGAGCGGTGACACTCGAACACGAATTCTCTCACGTTGACATGGCGGATTTTCCATCTGCCTCTGCCTACTGTCAACGACTTAAATCGTTGGCGGATCAATTAAAGAATGTCGGGTCTCCTGTCTCTAATAACAGACTTGTTCTTCAATTGGTCGCGGGGCTCACCACTGCCTATCATGGTGTTGGGACCATTATTCGTCAACGTGACCCACTTCCCGCTTTCTATCAAGCATGA